GATCATTTGATGCACTTTCAGGTAACATTTTTGTGTGAAGGATTTTTCACAATCAGTACATGTGTACAGTTTCTCTCCCTTGTGGATCATTTGATGCTTTTTCAGTTCTGATCTCCTTttgaaacttttatcacactcTGTACACGTGTATGGTCTCTCTCTAGTATGGTACAATTGATGACTTTCCAGTTCTGATTTACTTTTGAAGCTCTTATCACATTCAGTACCCGTGTACCTTTTCTCTTTCGTATGAATCATTTGATGTTTTTTCAGTTCAGAACACCTTTTgtagcttttatcacactcagtacatgtatacGGTTTCTCTCTTGTGTGGATCACTTGATGACTTTCCAGTTCTGATCTCCAGtagaagcttttattacattccgtACATTTATATGGATTATCTCCCGCATGGTTCACTTGATGCTTTTTCAGATTTGATCTTGttttgaagcttttatcacacttagTACATTTAAAAGGATTCTCTCCAGAGTGGATCACTTGATGCCTTTTCAGTTCTGAAATCCttatgaagcttttatcacagtcAGAACATGAATATGGTTTTTCAGCCAAGTGGATCATTTGATGCACTTTCAGAGAACATTTTTGTGTGAagcttttctcacactcagtacacgTGTACAgtttctctcctgtatggatCACTTGATGCCTTTTCAGTTCTGATCTCCttatgaagcttttatcacactcagtacatgggTATGGTTTTTCAGCCAAGTGGATCATTTGATGCACTTTCAGATAACATTTTTGTGTGAaagttttctcacactcagtacatatgTACAATTTCTCTTCTGTGTGGATCATTTGATGCCTTTTCAGTTCTGATCTCCTTttgaaacttttatcacactcTGTACATGAGTAGGTTCTCTCTCTAGTGTGGTACAATTGATGACTTTCCAGTTCTGATTTACCTTTCAAGCTCTTATCACATTCAGTACCTGTGTACCATTTCTCTTTCGTATGAATCACTTGATGCTTTTTCAGTTCAGAACGCCTTTTGTAGCTTTTATCACAGTCAGGACATTTGAAAGGTGTCTCTCTGGTGTGGATCACTTGATGACTTTCCAGTTCTGATCTCCAataaaagcttttattacattcagtacatttatatGGATTCTTTCCAGTATGGTTCACGTGATGCTTTTTCAGTTTTGATCTTGTTTTGAAGTTTTTATCACACTTCGTACATTTAAATGGATTCTCTCCAGAGTGTAGCACTTGATGCCTTTTCCATTCTGAAATCTttatgaagcttttatcacagtcAGAACATGAGTATGATTTTTCAGCCAAGTGGCTCATTTGATGCACTTCCAGGTAAGATTTCTGTGTGAAGGTTTTTTCACACTCAGTAGGTGTGTACAGTTTCTCTCCCATGTGGATCATTTGATGCCTATTCAATTCTGATCTCCttatgaagcttttatcacactcagaacATGTGTATGGTTTTTCAGCCAAGTGGATCATTTGATGCACTTTCAGGTAACATTTTTGTGTGAAGTTTTtttcacactcagtacatgtgtaCAGTTTCTCTCCCGTGTGGATTATTAGATGCCTTTTCAGTTCTGATCTCCTTTTGAAACGTTTTTCACACTCTGTACATGTGTAAGGTCTCTCTCTAGTGTGGATAACTTGATGACTTTTCAGTTCCGATTTTGTTTTGAAGCTCTTATCACATTCAATACATATGTACGGTTTCTCTTTTGTGTGAATAACTTCATGCTTTTTCAGGTCAGAACTCCTTTTggagcttttaccacattcagtacatgtgtATGATTTCTCTTTCGTGTGGCTCACTTGATGCCTTTTCAGTTCTGATTTCCAATAGAAgattttatcacactcagtacatttaTATGGCTTTTCTTTCTTGTGGATCACTTGGTGTTTTCTCAGTTCTGATCTTGttttgaagcttttatcacacttaCTACATTTGAATGGACTCTTTCCATTGTGGATCGCTTGATGCTTTTTCAGTTCAGAAATCCTTATGaatcttttatcacattcagaacatgagtATGGTTTTTCAGCCAAGTGGATCATTTGATGCACTTTCAGGGAACATTTTTGTGTGAAGGTTTTTTCACACTCAGTACATTTGTATAGTTTTTCTCCCGTGTGGATCACTTGATGCCTTTTCAGTTCTGATCTCCttatgaagcttttatcacactcagtacatgggTATGGTTTTTCAGCCAAGTGGCTCATTTGATGCACTTTCAGGTAGCATTTTTGTGAAGGCTTtttcacactcagtacatgtgtaCAATTTCTCTCCCATGTGGATCTTTTGATGCCTTTTCAGATCTGATTGCATTttgaaacttttatcacactcTGTACATGTGTAAGGTTTCTCTAATAAGGATTATTTGATGCCTTGTCAGTTTTGTTCTAGCACTGAAGCTTTTATCATAATCCATATGTGTGTACAGTTTCTCTCTTGTGTGGGATATTTGATGCATTTTCAGTTCTGATCCCCTATGAAAGCTTTTATACAATCACATGCAGCACATGTAAATCGTTTTTCTCCCATGTGGGGTTTTTTATGTTTTACCCCCTCAGTACATGCAGTTGTTTTTCCTATGTGACTCTGTTGGTGGTTTTTCAATTGCAATGAAAAAATGAAGCTTTGATTGCATTTATTACATGCATATGGCTTCTCTCTCATATGATTCTTCTGGTGAGCTTTTAATATTACTTTATTTGCAAATCGTTTTCCACATTCACTGCATGAAAAAGGCCTTATCCCAGTAAGCACTCTCAGGCATTTTGTAAGATATCTGTTTCAGCCTGAAGCTTCTCTCATGTTTAGTGCTAAGAAAGGGCCTCTCTCCAGTGCGAATACTCAGATATTGTCTGAGAGATTGCTTCCACCTGCAGCTTACTCGACATGTACTACTGGGAAAAACTCTCTCTGAACTTTGAATACTCAGATATTTTGTTAGAGATTCCTTAAGCTTCAAGACTTTCCCACATTTAGGAGACTGCAATGGTGTTTTCCCCAAGTGCATTCTCTGGTGTTTTTCCAGGTATTTTTTCTGAAGGAATTTTATTCCACACTCAGGACAGGGGAATGATTTATCTTGGTTAGTGTGGAATTTCTGGTGCGCTGTGAGCTGCTGTTCCTGATAGAAGATCTTACCACAGTCTGTACATGTATATGGTCTCTCTCCTCCAAGCAGTCTCTGGTGTGATTTTAGAGAGCTCTGATCCACGAGGCAGTTCCCACATTCATTACACTCATACTCTTCTGTTTTCTGGGTTTCCTGTTGCTCCTTAGTGTGAGGGATATCATCAGTACTTTGCTCACAGGGAGTCACATTCTCAGTGGAGTCTCCTGCTGGGTTTCTTGGACTCTCCTCTGGTTTACATTGAGCCCAGCTGTTTCTCTCCCAGTCACAACATGGGCAGgtatcccctccctcttcccctgataCAGTGTTAGTCACCTCCAGATGTTTTGTGGGTTCCTCAGGATGCGTCTCCTCATGCCTACTTCTGGAATCAGCGATCTCTGGATAAGAAAATAAAGGACAGACATTACTTGATGTGAGGAGATTGACAGTGACAATAGTCAGGATTTAGAGAGGGAATAGGAGTGTACAGCAGCCATGTCACCTCTCTCTGCATCATTCCAGAATGAACTAGATCAGTGTTTCTCAATCTTTTGAATGACAGGGACTGGCTAACTACTTTCCTGCTGGCAGAAATACACCCTGCTCCACCCACTCTTTAATTTCATAAATCAGCCCAGCAACTGGTCTGTGTCATTTTAAGGAGGTAATTAGTCAATTTACTAACTTTattttgaggaagggggaatAGTTGCTCTTAAAAAgtccccctccttctctcccagCCAGCAAATAGTACTATCCACAGGGAGAAAGAAAAAGCCTATgattgggaaaaaaacaaaacctcttcttctctctctctccccattgtGCAACTCTACTAAAATTCATGCCTCCCCTcgctttggacttttttattccTTTTGAGGCTGGTTCTgatctgctggctgggatgcaggatgcagtgcagtgggtgcagctgcagagcaggtcttgcttcctccttgtcctcctgcAGTGTGAGGGTGGGACTTAGGAAGaggatctgctggctgggatgcaggatgcagtgcagtgggtgcagctgcagagcaggtcttgcttcctcctcctgcagggtGAGGGTGGGACTTAGGAAGAGGATCTGCTAGCTGGGATGCAGTGCAGTGGGTGCAACTGCAgagcaggtcttgcttcctccttgtcctcctgcagggtgagggtgggacttaggaagaggatctgctggctgggatgcagggtgcagtgcagtgggtgcagctgcagagcaggtcttgcttcctccttgtcctcctgcagggtgagggtgggacttaggaagaggatctgctggctgggatgcagggcagtgcagtgggtgcagctgcagagcaggtcttgcttcctccttgtcctcctgcagggtgagggtgggacttaggaagaggatctgctggctgggatgcagagtgcagtgcagtgggtgcagctgcagagcaggtcttgcttcctcctgCAGTGTGAGGGTGGGACTTAGGAAGaggatctgctggctgggatgcaggatgcagtgcagtgggtgcagctgcagagcaggtcttgcttcctcctgCAGGGTGAGGGTGGGACTTAGGAAGAGGATCTGCTAGCTGGGATGCAGTGCAGTGGGTGCAACTGCAgagcaggtcttgcttcctccttgtcctcctgcagggtgagggtgggacttaggaagaggatctgctggctgggatgcagGGTGCAGTGCAATGGGTGCAGCTGCAgagcaggtcttgcttcctccttgtcctcctgcagggtgagggtgggacttaggaagaggatctgctggctgggatgcagGGTGCAGTGCAATGGGTGCAGCTGCAgagcaggtcttgcttcctccttgtcctcctgcagggtgagggtgggacttaggaagaggatctgctggctgggatgcaggatgcagtgcagtgggtgcagctgcagagcaggtcttgcttcctccttgtcCTCCTACAATCACCTTCACTCTNNNNNNNNNNNNNGTGGACCAGCAGAAATGCTGCCAAGGATCTGTGCCAGTCCATGGACCGTTGGTAGAGAAACAGTTAACTAGAGCACATCACTGGATCTCAGGAGGATGAAGctgaggaacataagaaattgccatactgggtcagaccaagggtccatcaagcccagcatcctgtttccaacagtggccaatccaggccataagaacctggcaagtacccaaaaactaagcctattccatgtaaccattgctaatgtcagtggctattctctaagtgaacttaatagcaggtaatggacttctcctccaagaacttatccaatccttttttaaacacagctatactaactgcactaaccacatcctctggcaacaaattccagagattaattgtgcgttgagtaaaaaagaactttctccgattagttttaaatgtgccccatgctaacttcatggactaaTCTTTTCTACACCATCAGGTGTATAAAATTCTCAAAATGTTGTTTTATGTAACTCACCAGGCCTAAATGAAAatgtgttcttacctgctaattttcattcctgaagaactacagatcagtccagacaagcgggttttacatccctaccagcagatggaggcagaaaacaaaaactttgaggcactgctacataaccaaagCACCCCTGCCCTGAGCGGGCAACCAAAAGACCTGCTCTCAACACACTCTCGCCAAGACTCGGCTTCCCCAGTGCGcaaacatccaatcggtaatgttggGAGAAAGTGTACAGTGGTAACCATATTgctgctctacagatctcttgtcgtgacaccaactgacactcaaCTTATGAGGCAACCATTGCAAATATTATTCGAAAAGATAGCTcccttcaaccagcgggcaatTGTGCCCTTCAAAACTTTGTTTCCCTTCCTtggtcctccaaacaatacaTATAGGTGATCCGACCTCCTAAAGCTGTTGGTGACTTTCAGGTATTGCAACAGCATCCATCAAATATCCAAcaaatggagctctctctctcctctggagATGCAGAAGACCAGTTCGGAAATGCAGGGAGCTCCactgtctggttaaggtggaacgaggaaaccaccttgggcaaaaaTGAGGATACTGTACGCAACGATACCCCAGCATCTGAAATTCTCAAAAAGGGGTCCCTACAGGAAAAAGTCTGCAGCTCCATGcctggctgaacaaattgccaccagaaacactgttttcaaggtgaggtcctttaGTGATGCCCGctgtaatgattcaaatggagaCCCACCTAGCACCTTAAGCACCAAATTCAAGC
This genomic interval from Rhinatrema bivittatum chromosome 4, aRhiBiv1.1, whole genome shotgun sequence contains the following:
- the LOC115089378 gene encoding zinc finger protein 729-like; amino-acid sequence: MSHLAEKPYPCTECDKSFIRRSELKRHQVIHTGEKLYKCTECEKTFTQKCSLKVHQMIHLAEKPYSCSECDKRFIRISELKKHQAIHNGKSPFKCSKCDKSFKTRSELRKHQVIHKKEKPYKCTECDKIFYWKSELKRHQVSHTKEKSYTCTECGKSSKRSSDLKKHEVIHTKEKPYICIECDKSFKTKSELKSHQVIHTRERPYTCTECEKRFKRRSELKRHLIIHTGEKLYTCTECEKNFTQKCYLKVHQMIHLAEKPYTCSECDKSFIRRSELNRHQMIHMGEKLYTPTECEKTFTQKSYLEVHQMSHLAEKSYSCSDCDKSFIKISEWKRHQVLHSGENPFKCTKCDKNFKTRSKLKKHHVNHTGKNPYKCTECNKSFYWRSELESHQVIHTRETPFKCPDCDKSYKRRSELKKHQVIHTKEKWYTGTECDKSLKGKSELESHQLYHTRERTYSCTECDKSFKRRSELKRHQMIHTEEKLYICTECEKTFTQKCYLKVHQMIHLAEKPYPCTECDKSFIRRSELKRHQVIHTGEKLYTCTECEKSFTQKCSLKVHQMIHLAEKPYSCSDCDKSFIRISELKRHQVIHSGENPFKCTKCDKSFKTRSNLKKHQVNHAGDNPYKCTECNKSFYWRSELESHQVIHTREKPYTCTECDKSYKRCSELKKHQMIHTKEKRYTGTECDKSFKSKSELESHQLYHTRERPYTCTECDKSFKRRSELKKHQMIHKGEKLYTCTDCEKSFTQKCYLKVHQMIHLAEKPYPCTECTKSFIRRSELKRHYVIHGRETVHMY